The Humulus lupulus chromosome 3, drHumLupu1.1, whole genome shotgun sequence genome window below encodes:
- the LOC133824104 gene encoding uncharacterized protein LOC133824104, whose protein sequence is MPEASTLTNVRQQPGESLKSYLARLNIEAAQAHNVDDSGHLIVVRAGVQPRRPLWDDMQRKPVRKIVEFTTRAQRLVNVNEARIALKLDPLPSVTKMTNVNSTITSATPSTTQLSRDNSSKRKKNEGNNPEADGGKKMKGDKHFSIFTVYTELTDTRENIFVVNKNQVPLRRPDGMRHQRTNRNSNKFDRFHRDVGHTTEECRQLNDEIEGLILRGYLGQYVRNWNQVQASLS, encoded by the coding sequence ATGCCCGAGGCTTCCACCCTAACGAATGTTAGACAACAACCAGGAGAATCACTGAAGAGCTACCTAGCGAGGCTCAATATAGAGGCGGCCCAAGCTCACAATGttgatgacagtggtcatcttatAGTAGTACGAGCTGGAGTACAACCAAGACGTcctctttgggacgacatgcaaaggaaGCCTGTAAGAAAAATAGTTGAGTTCACCACTCGGGCTCAGAGGTTGGTCAATGTAAATGAGGCAAGGATAGCACTTAAACTGGATCCTTTGCCCTCAGTAACTAAAATGACAAATGTTAACTCCACCATTACCTCGGCTACGCCCTCCACAACACAACTCTCAAGAGACAATTcttctaagagaaagaagaatgaagggaacaATCCCGAGGCTGACGGGGGTAAGAAAATGAAAGGAGATAAACACTTCTCCATTTTCacagtatacaccgagctcacagATACTCGGGAGAATATATTTGTTGTGAATAAGAATCAGGTCCCCCTCAGGCGACCTGATGGAATGCGACATCAGAGAACCAATAGGAATTCAAACAAGTTTGACAGATTCCATAGGGACGTAGGTCATACAACTGAGGAATGCAGACAATTAAATgatgagatcgaagggttgatcttgaGAGGCTACCTTGGACAGTATGTCCGAAACTGGAACCAAGTCCAGGCTTCGCTTAGTTAA